Proteins from a genomic interval of Lycium ferocissimum isolate CSIRO_LF1 chromosome 2, AGI_CSIRO_Lferr_CH_V1, whole genome shotgun sequence:
- the LOC132046974 gene encoding pentatricopeptide repeat-containing protein At3g02490, mitochondrial-like translates to MRNQQRWLLLLLRHHHSHISRRHVINQSPFQVINPSLRSLTYSRASHMLPYQPRCFSTSELPLQHKESDQISVLTDIFSKPNKTNDEIKLDLESNNVVMTHDLVIKALRSFNTAPDVARRVFNWVKDNESERLSSKVYNYMLGILGSNGFVKEFWGMVEVMKSKGYGVSRGTFNRAVERFEKDKLSDDVKKLKELYGDNSSEEVCSKVCKLIRGNLWGDDVEKKLRELNFEFSSELVSMVLENLECEANKALIFFRWIEESGLFKHNDRTFNAMARVLGREESGEKFWRLVDEMRTAGFEMEREMYVRVLDNFVKRKMIKDAVDLYEFAMVGVNKPSSQDCTFLLKKIVVSKELDLNLFSKVLRVFTESGNSLTGANLDAVLKSLTSVDRFGQCNKILKAMEDAGFTPSQIQQSKIAFNLGSGGKDKESNEFMNYIESTGTIPKSKTWTSLIEGYCEAGDLAKASDAFEMMVEKEGTSHAGYALELLVSLHCRKRRAIHAFKLVEKMANEKGLRVWHTTYKFLVGKLLAQRGFEEALNVLHLMKIQDYPPFLDPFIKYLSKSGSADEALAFTETVTVKKFPSTSVFLNLFEAYLKAGRRSEAQDFLAICPRYIRNHADVLNLFCSMKPQKATATIPAAA, encoded by the coding sequence ATGCGAAATCAACAACGATGGCTTCTCCTTCTTCTCCGACATCACCATTCTCACATTTCCAGACGACACGTCATCAATCAATCTCCCTTTCAGGTAATAAATCCATCTCTTCGCTCACTCACTTACTCACGTGCATCTCACATGCTCCCTTACCAACCACGTTGTTTCTCTACATCTGAATTGCCTCTCCAACACAAAGAATCAGATCAAATCTCTGTTTTAACTGACATTTTCTCTAAACCAAACAAGACTAATGACGAAATTAAGCTTGATTTAGAGTCTAATAATGTTGTTATGACTCATGATTTGGTTATAAAAGCGTTACGGAGCTTTAATACTGCCCCTGACGTGGCACGTAGGGTTTTTAACTGGGTTAAGGATAATGAGAGTGAGAGGTTGAGTTCAAAGGTGTATAATTATATGTTGGGAATACTGGGGTCTAATGGATTTGTTAAGGAGTTTTGGGGTATGGTTGAAGTTATGAAAAGTAAAGGGTATGGAGTGTCGAGAGGTACGTTTAATCGGGCTGTCGAGAGATTTGAGAAGGATAAGCTTAGCGACGATGTGAAGAAGCTAAAAGAATTGTACGGTGATAATTCGAGCGAGGAAGTTTGTTCTAAGGTTTGCAAATTGATTCGCGGAAATTTATGGGGAGATGACGTGGAAAAGAAGCTGCGAGAGTTGAATTTCGAGTTTTCTAGTGAATTGGTCAGTATGGTTTTGGAGAATCTTGAATGTGAAGCTAATAAGGCTTTGATATTCTTTAGGTGGATTGAAGAGAGTGGTTTGTTTAAGCATAATGACCGGACGTTTAATGCTATGGCGAGGGTCTTAGGTAGGGAAGAGTCCGGTGAGAAGTTCTGGAGGTTAGTTGATGAAATGAGAACCGCAGGTTTTGAAATGGAAAGAGAAATGTATGTTAGGGTTCTGGATAACTTTGTTAAGAGAAAAATGATTAAGGATGCCGTGGACTTGTATGAGTTTGCAATGGTCGGTGTAAACAAGCCATCCTCGCAGGACTGCACTTTTCTATTGAAGAAAATAGTTGTTAGTAAGGAGCTTGATTTGAACTTGTTCTCAAAAGTCTTAAGGGTCTTCACAGAAAGTGGCAATTCATTGACTGGTGCTAATCTCGATGCCGTTCTCAAGTCTTTGACAAGTGTTGATAGATTTGGTCAATGCAACAAGATATTGAAAGCAATGGAGGATGCTGGTTTCACACCTAGTCAGATTCAACAGAGCAAAATTGCTTTTAATTTGGGTAGCGGTGGGAAGGATAAGGAATCAAATGAGTTTATGAATTATATAGAATCAACGGGCACTATTCCAAAGTCTAAAACATGGACATCTTTAATTGAAGGATACTGTGAAGCTGGTGATCTGGCTAAAGCTTCAGATGCATTTGAAATGATGGTGGAAAAGGAAGGGACATCACATGCTGGGTATGCTTTAGAGCTCTTAGTGTCCTTGCACTGCCGCAAGAGAAGAGCGATTCATGCATTCAAGCTTGTCGAGAAGATGGCCAATGAGAAAGGCCTACGTGTGTGGCATACCACATATAAGTTTTTGGTAGGAAAATTATTGGCTCAGCGAGGTTTCGAGGAAGCTCTGAATGTTCTGCATTTGATGAAAATTCAAGATTACCCGCCTTTTCTGGATCCCTTCATCAAGTACCTTTCCAAGAGCGGAAGTGCTGACGAAGCCCTTGCATTTACTGAAACAGTGACAGTGAAGAAATTTCCATCAACTTCTGTATTTCTCAATTTGTTTGAAGCATACTTAAAAGCAGGAAGGCGGAGTGAAGCACAGGACTTCCTTGCAATATGTCCCAGATACATTAGGAACCATGCCGATGTTTTGAATCTTTTCTGTTCCATGAAACCTCAGAAAGCAACTGCTACTATTCCTGCGGCTGCATAG